In one Methanobacteriaceae archaeon genomic region, the following are encoded:
- a CDS encoding glutamate synthase-related protein has translation MIQVPNTEENRIKCLCKKCPSYPHKCSREILYCSKGSSLLEVHEGGCLCKSCSVYFECNLKGHYFCDKEFLGDAFVLMRKKKKDEDLISYQKMVDIKTMAETGKSVLRSMGSPKKMPFSFDDFHFIPAQISKMPLNKEQNIKINISIGPKAKKPLHLSSPILISGMSYGAVSGKTRTVISLAAKNLNIGFNSGEGGVTNEEMEVAPSQLIVQYSTGRFGLTEKILKKASAVEIRFGQGAYPGKGSYLPSDKINPEVAQVRNLKKGEGAYSPAHHPDMKTPDEIKDKIEWIKKTTHGVPVGAKIGCGNIEEDIKILFEAGVDFISIDGFGGGTGGTDAFVRENVGLPLIAALPRAARILNTLENQGENSKKEIIAKNKVTLIAGGGLRTSADMTKCLALGADAVYLGTATLIAINCQQHKICHTGNCPTGITTHKSKLLQELSVPKSVQKLENFIKVSNEEIAEFIRIIGKNDIHDLNKDDLISLNNELSKMAHVKWLI, from the coding sequence ATGATTCAGGTACCTAACACTGAAGAAAATAGAATTAAGTGTTTATGTAAAAAATGCCCCAGTTATCCGCATAAATGCTCCAGAGAAATTTTATATTGTTCAAAGGGCAGCAGTCTTCTGGAAGTCCATGAAGGAGGATGTCTATGCAAATCTTGTTCCGTGTATTTTGAATGCAATTTAAAAGGACATTATTTCTGTGATAAGGAATTTTTAGGAGACGCCTTTGTTTTAATGCGGAAAAAGAAGAAAGATGAAGATCTTATTTCTTATCAAAAAATGGTAGACATAAAAACTATGGCCGAAACTGGAAAAAGTGTGTTACGTTCCATGGGATCTCCTAAAAAGATGCCATTTTCTTTTGATGATTTCCATTTTATCCCAGCTCAGATTAGCAAAATGCCACTTAATAAAGAACAGAATATTAAAATAAATATTTCAATTGGTCCAAAAGCCAAAAAACCCCTTCATCTCAGTTCTCCCATATTAATTTCAGGTATGAGTTATGGTGCTGTTTCTGGAAAAACCAGGACCGTGATTTCACTTGCTGCTAAAAATCTTAATATTGGATTTAATTCTGGAGAAGGAGGTGTCACCAACGAAGAAATGGAAGTGGCACCTTCACAATTAATAGTCCAATATTCAACTGGACGTTTTGGTTTGACTGAAAAAATATTAAAAAAAGCTTCAGCAGTTGAAATAAGATTTGGGCAGGGAGCATATCCTGGGAAAGGTAGTTACTTACCATCAGACAAAATTAATCCTGAAGTGGCCCAAGTAAGAAACCTTAAAAAAGGTGAAGGAGCTTATTCACCAGCACATCATCCAGACATGAAAACTCCCGATGAAATTAAGGATAAGATTGAATGGATTAAAAAAACAACTCATGGAGTTCCCGTCGGGGCCAAAATTGGTTGTGGGAATATCGAAGAGGATATAAAAATTTTATTTGAAGCGGGAGTCGATTTTATATCTATTGATGGTTTTGGGGGAGGTACCGGAGGTACTGATGCTTTTGTAAGGGAAAATGTGGGTTTACCACTTATTGCTGCATTGCCCAGAGCTGCAAGGATTTTAAATACGCTGGAAAATCAAGGAGAAAATTCCAAAAAAGAAATCATAGCCAAAAATAAAGTTACTTTAATTGCCGGAGGAGGCTTAAGAACCTCAGCAGACATGACCAAATGCTTAGCATTAGGGGCTGATGCAGTATACTTGGGAACTGCTACTTTAATTGCCATAAACTGCCAGCAACACAAGATATGCCATACCGGGAATTGTCCCACTGGCATAACTACCCATAAATCCAAACTTTTGCAAGAATTAAGCGTTCCAAAAAGTGTTCAAAAGCTTGAAAACTTCATAAAAGTATCAAATGAAGAAATTGCAGAATTTATTCGTATAATTGGCAAAAATGATATTCATGACCTCAATAAAGATGACTTAATATCTTTAAACAATGAACTTTCAAAAATGGCTCATGTTAAATGGTTAATTTAA
- a CDS encoding DUF5591 domain-containing protein: MKVLCSSEESLYRPEAVRWRNRMGLLKPLGEAVVILPCSMRKPYSNSKSHQIFMRVSKRIQEVILTSPFGICPREMEKTFPIQSYDVSTTGDWSHEEIKVVGEVLRDYVEDKEVLAHVAGGYREVCEEYLDDCVFTCEDGRPLSHESMQNLKDHIKKYRKIPAREKLLHGLRSLATYQFGPGGEALIPEDCHVKGRYHKRIFHDSEQIAALLMDNGVYSLSLAGGRILSEIGAKWVNIEFDLKTNTLFAPGVLDADPNIVPKDEVIILNKGNVVGVGKAVLNGEEMVKASNGVAVRVRHRVK, encoded by the coding sequence ATGAAAGTTCTATGTTCCAGTGAAGAGTCACTTTACAGGCCTGAGGCCGTTAGATGGAGAAATAGGATGGGCTTATTAAAACCTCTGGGAGAAGCGGTAGTTATTCTCCCTTGTAGTATGAGAAAACCTTATTCCAACTCCAAATCCCATCAAATTTTTATGAGAGTTAGTAAACGTATTCAGGAAGTTATATTAACATCCCCCTTTGGTATTTGTCCTCGAGAGATGGAAAAAACTTTTCCCATACAATCTTACGATGTTTCCACCACAGGTGATTGGTCTCATGAAGAAATAAAAGTTGTTGGAGAAGTTTTAAGAGATTATGTAGAGGATAAAGAAGTTTTAGCTCATGTTGCCGGAGGATACCGAGAGGTGTGCGAAGAATACCTGGATGATTGCGTGTTCACCTGTGAAGATGGGCGTCCCCTATCACATGAATCAATGCAAAATCTTAAAGACCATATTAAAAAATACCGGAAAATTCCGGCACGTGAAAAACTTCTACATGGATTAAGATCACTAGCCACATATCAATTTGGTCCAGGCGGTGAAGCACTTATACCTGAGGATTGTCATGTGAAAGGACGTTATCACAAAAGAATATTCCATGACAGCGAACAAATTGCTGCCCTATTAATGGATAATGGAGTATATTCTTTGAGTCTTGCAGGTGGGCGCATTTTGTCTGAAATAGGTGCTAAATGGGTTAATATTGAATTTGATCTGAAAACAAATACATTATTTGCTCCAGGAGTCCTTGATGCAGACCCTAACATAGTCCCCAAAGATGAAGTAATCATTCTTAACAAAGGAAATGTAGTGGGAGTAGGTAAAGCTGTTTTAAATGGTGAAGAAATGGTTAAAGCATCCAATGGGGTGGCCGTACGTGTAAGACACCGAGTAAAATAA
- a CDS encoding metal-sulfur cluster assembly factor, with product MSEELYEKVKEALTKVADPHMGISIVEMGLVENIEIEEKDQNVAKITIKPTNPGCMSAARMAMDAKTEAEKVEGIDKAEVTVAGHMMADAINEMVNK from the coding sequence ATGTCAGAAGAACTTTATGAAAAAGTAAAAGAAGCCCTAACCAAAGTAGCCGACCCCCACATGGGTATCAGTATTGTAGAAATGGGCCTGGTTGAAAACATCGAAATCGAAGAAAAGGACCAGAACGTAGCTAAAATTACTATTAAACCTACCAACCCCGGTTGTATGAGTGCGGCTCGTATGGCCATGGACGCTAAGACCGAAGCCGAGAAGGTTGAAGGTATTGACAAAGCTGAAGTTACTGTTGCTGGCCATATGATGGCCGATGCCATTAATGAAATGGTTAACAAATAA
- a CDS encoding AAA family ATPase: protein MVSWNIAAVVGVPGVGKTSLCKSAVKSLGCNYINYGDLMLEIARDKTLAETDKEMFALDMELQYDIWKEAAHKINEREHVLVDLHGLDQSPEGYLFSLPLEIICPSTIAIVEASPENILFRRRNDFLKDRIKDDFRSLTEHMKMLRISMSIASVILGSTVYLLQNDEINKSKKELIDILSF, encoded by the coding sequence ATGGTATCCTGGAATATAGCAGCAGTGGTAGGTGTTCCAGGAGTGGGAAAAACATCACTCTGTAAAAGTGCTGTTAAATCACTGGGATGCAATTACATCAATTATGGAGATTTGATGTTAGAAATTGCCCGGGATAAAACCCTGGCTGAAACTGATAAAGAAATGTTCGCATTAGATATGGAATTGCAGTATGATATATGGAAAGAAGCAGCCCATAAAATTAATGAGAGAGAACATGTTCTTGTAGATCTGCATGGCCTGGATCAATCTCCTGAAGGGTACCTTTTTTCATTGCCTTTAGAAATCATTTGCCCTTCCACAATCGCCATAGTTGAAGCATCTCCTGAAAATATACTTTTTCGCCGGAGAAATGATTTTTTAAAAGATCGTATAAAAGACGATTTTCGAAGTTTAACAGAGCATATGAAGATGCTTAGAATTTCTATGTCTATTGCATCAGTTATTTTAGGAAGTACTGTTTATTTACTTCAAAATGATGAAATAAACAAATCAAAAAAAGAATTAATAGACATACTAAGTTTTTAG
- the trpD gene encoding anthranilate phosphoribosyltransferase → MVITYIQKIVSGKNLSEYEAFQCMEEMISGNASDIHIAALLAALATKGETVDEITGFAKAMRGACTPLNVSKGVELVDTCGTGGDTLKTFNVSTAAAVIASSTGVNVAKHGNRAVTSSCGGADILEAAGVKIDASPEIVSKCLEESGMGFMFAPNFHPATRNVMPVRHVLGIRTVFNILGPLTSPAGANIQLLGVFDANYVEIMANVLNNLGVERAMVVHGFDENEEQGMDEISNVGPTLVAFLDQGSIEIKKLNPEDFGIQKTKSDLIKAPETLEENLEIFLDVLNGKNDSIMDKARLEIALANAGAIIYLSGKSNNLIEGTQIAYRAVKSGKSIEKLKKFIKTSN, encoded by the coding sequence TTGGTGATTACATATATTCAAAAAATAGTTTCTGGGAAAAATTTAAGTGAATATGAGGCCTTTCAATGTATGGAAGAGATGATATCTGGAAATGCCAGCGATATTCATATAGCTGCCCTTTTAGCAGCCTTAGCCACCAAAGGTGAAACTGTAGACGAAATAACTGGCTTTGCTAAGGCCATGCGAGGAGCTTGCACCCCCCTTAATGTTTCTAAAGGTGTGGAATTAGTTGATACTTGTGGTACTGGAGGCGATACACTTAAAACTTTTAATGTAAGTACTGCCGCAGCTGTAATTGCTTCTTCGACAGGAGTTAATGTGGCCAAGCATGGTAATCGGGCAGTCACCAGTTCTTGTGGCGGCGCGGACATATTAGAAGCAGCGGGTGTTAAAATTGATGCTTCTCCTGAAATTGTCTCTAAATGCCTGGAAGAATCAGGCATGGGCTTTATGTTCGCTCCTAATTTTCACCCAGCAACCCGAAATGTAATGCCTGTCCGCCACGTTTTAGGTATAAGAACAGTTTTCAATATTTTAGGCCCACTAACATCTCCTGCTGGAGCTAATATACAACTTTTAGGAGTATTTGATGCTAATTATGTGGAAATAATGGCTAATGTTCTCAATAATCTTGGTGTCGAGCGGGCAATGGTAGTACACGGTTTTGATGAAAATGAAGAACAGGGAATGGATGAAATTTCCAATGTTGGCCCTACACTGGTTGCATTTCTTGATCAGGGTAGTATTGAAATAAAAAAATTAAATCCTGAAGATTTTGGAATTCAAAAAACTAAAAGTGATCTTATTAAGGCCCCGGAAACTCTAGAAGAAAATCTTGAAATTTTTCTGGATGTTTTAAATGGTAAGAACGATTCCATCATGGACAAGGCTCGTTTAGAAATTGCTCTAGCTAATGCAGGGGCCATTATATATTTATCTGGTAAGTCCAATAATTTGATTGAAGGAACTCAAATTGCTTATCGTGCTGTTAAATCTGGAAAATCAATTGAAAAATTAAAAAAATTTATTAAAACTAGTAATTAG
- the trpA gene encoding tryptophan synthase subunit alpha, whose product MFKRVETKNEGAFVPFVVAGDPEFDTSLEIVKTLVENGADALEIGFAFSDPIADGPTVQDADVRALNSGMTTDKGFEFIRRIREFTSIPIGLLVYYNLIYKRGIDLFYKQAHENGLNAILSADLPPEEASDAVKAARTYGVNQIFLAAQTTTNERLKTISEFSSGFTYLVSVMGVTGARSEVKTSTVDLIKRIRAHNDLPLMVGFGISKPSHVKEVIKAGAEGAIVGSAIIDIIAQNLNQKEKMLEEIGDYTRKLKEATKNKIN is encoded by the coding sequence ATGTTTAAAAGAGTCGAAACCAAAAATGAAGGGGCCTTCGTTCCTTTTGTGGTGGCTGGAGACCCTGAATTTGATACCTCACTGGAAATTGTGAAAACTCTGGTGGAAAATGGAGCGGATGCCCTGGAAATTGGATTTGCATTTTCAGACCCTATCGCTGATGGACCTACTGTTCAGGATGCAGATGTAAGGGCTCTTAATTCAGGAATGACTACTGATAAAGGTTTTGAGTTTATTCGAAGGATAAGAGAATTTACTTCTATTCCTATTGGCCTCTTGGTCTATTATAATCTAATTTATAAAAGAGGTATAGATCTTTTTTACAAACAAGCACATGAGAATGGCCTCAATGCTATTTTATCTGCTGACTTACCCCCCGAAGAAGCATCAGATGCTGTAAAAGCTGCTAGAACATATGGTGTTAATCAGATATTTTTAGCTGCCCAGACCACTACCAATGAACGTCTGAAAACTATTTCTGAGTTTTCCTCAGGTTTTACATACTTGGTTTCGGTTATGGGAGTCACGGGGGCCAGGAGCGAGGTTAAAACCAGTACGGTAGACCTTATAAAAAGAATAAGAGCACACAATGACTTGCCTTTAATGGTGGGCTTTGGTATTTCAAAACCTTCACATGTGAAAGAGGTCATTAAGGCCGGTGCAGAAGGGGCTATTGTAGGCAGTGCCATTATTGATATAATTGCTCAAAATCTTAATCAAAAAGAGAAAATGCTGGAAGAAATTGGAGATTACACCCGGAAGCTAAAAGAGGCCACAAAAAATAAGATAAACTAA
- the trpB gene encoding tryptophan synthase subunit beta: MIMDGKFGKYGGIFVPELLIPALEELESAFLKYKDDKQFNQDLDFYLKEFAGRPTGLYLAKNLSKKLGCKIYLKREDMLHTGAHKINNTLGQGLLAQYMGKDRIIAETGAGQHGIATAAVGAMLDIPVDVYMGSEDVDRQRLNVFRMEVSGAKVIPVESGARTLKDAINQAMRDWITNVENTHYLIGSTMGPHPYPAMVKHFQTIIGKECRKQILELENNLPDTIIACVGGGSNSIGIFSEFVSDKDVELIGVEGGGDGIESGHHGATLSAGSEGVLHGSLSYVLQDNDGQITEAHSVSAGLDYPGVGPEHSYLKTIGRTNYVPITDEEALKGFQLLSKYEGIMPALESAHAVAYAEKYAKMPENKGKTIVVNLSGRGDKDMFLAAKLLGVEV, encoded by the coding sequence ATGATTATGGATGGAAAGTTTGGAAAATATGGGGGAATTTTCGTCCCGGAATTACTTATTCCAGCACTTGAAGAGCTTGAAAGTGCATTTTTAAAATATAAAGATGATAAACAATTTAACCAGGATTTAGACTTCTACTTAAAGGAATTCGCAGGCAGGCCCACTGGCCTGTATCTGGCCAAAAACCTTTCAAAAAAATTAGGATGTAAAATATACCTCAAACGGGAGGACATGCTCCATACGGGGGCCCATAAAATAAATAATACTCTCGGCCAGGGATTATTGGCCCAATATATGGGTAAGGATAGAATAATTGCTGAAACGGGTGCTGGCCAGCACGGAATTGCAACCGCTGCGGTAGGGGCAATGCTGGACATTCCAGTGGACGTTTATATGGGTAGTGAAGATGTTGATCGGCAGCGTCTAAATGTATTTAGAATGGAAGTTTCTGGTGCAAAGGTGATTCCAGTAGAAAGTGGTGCCAGAACCCTTAAAGATGCCATAAATCAGGCCATGAGGGACTGGATTACTAATGTGGAAAATACTCATTACTTGATAGGATCCACCATGGGCCCTCATCCTTACCCGGCCATGGTAAAACATTTCCAAACTATAATTGGAAAAGAATGCCGAAAACAGATACTTGAACTTGAAAATAATCTTCCAGATACAATTATTGCTTGTGTTGGTGGTGGAAGTAATTCTATTGGTATATTCTCAGAATTTGTGTCTGATAAGGATGTGGAATTGATTGGTGTGGAAGGTGGTGGAGATGGAATTGAAAGCGGCCATCACGGTGCCACTCTAAGTGCAGGAAGTGAGGGAGTTCTTCATGGATCATTATCTTATGTTCTGCAGGATAATGATGGCCAGATTACTGAAGCCCATTCTGTTTCCGCAGGATTGGATTATCCTGGCGTAGGACCAGAACATTCCTACCTTAAAACTATTGGAAGGACTAATTATGTTCCTATCACTGATGAAGAAGCCCTTAAAGGATTCCAGCTTTTATCCAAGTATGAGGGCATAATGCCTGCATTAGAAAGTGCTCATGCGGTGGCCTATGCTGAGAAATATGCTAAAATGCCGGAAAATAAGGGAAAAACAATCGTAGTGAATCTTTCGGGAAGGGGAGATAAAGACATGTTTTTAGCGGCTAAACTTCTGGGGGTGGAAGTATGA
- a CDS encoding phosphoribosylanthranilate isomerase — protein sequence MSKNKIQVKICGITRADDLKCAETQGADYVGFINVKRSPRFQVMAQIQEMLSALNNKNKAVLVLEPETTDEAYDTIVKSGINNIQLHGMDLNGFKELKNRLNEEKDSSSISKRNLIARNTTQNITGNLIKLITVIGLSNEHEDRHGNSLEETKKQEIISFAEISDGILFDFQIKGKSGGTGKQIPIPLAIESAKIAKAANDDIKIFLAGGMDTNQIKKEGNVFSQFFNVVDFNSSLEDSPGIKNKDKIKELMHLIKGFNWQ from the coding sequence ATGTCAAAAAATAAAATCCAGGTAAAAATCTGTGGCATAACTCGTGCGGATGACTTAAAATGTGCCGAAACTCAGGGTGCAGATTATGTTGGATTTATTAATGTCAAGAGGTCTCCCAGATTCCAGGTTATGGCCCAAATTCAAGAGATGTTAAGTGCACTAAATAATAAAAATAAGGCAGTTTTGGTTTTAGAACCTGAAACAACTGATGAAGCCTATGATACAATAGTAAAATCTGGAATTAATAATATTCAACTCCATGGAATGGATTTAAATGGATTTAAGGAATTAAAAAATAGACTAAATGAAGAAAAGGATTCTTCATCAATTTCTAAAAGAAATTTGATTGCTCGGAACACGACTCAGAATATAACTGGAAATCTAATTAAGCTAATAACTGTTATAGGCCTTTCTAATGAACATGAAGATAGACATGGAAATTCTTTGGAAGAAACTAAAAAACAAGAAATCATATCTTTTGCTGAAATTAGCGATGGTATATTATTTGATTTTCAAATTAAAGGAAAAAGTGGTGGAACTGGAAAACAAATACCTATTCCTTTGGCCATAGAATCTGCTAAAATTGCTAAAGCTGCTAATGATGATATTAAGATATTCTTAGCGGGTGGAATGGATACTAACCAGATAAAAAAAGAAGGTAATGTATTTAGCCAATTCTTCAATGTTGTTGATTTCAATTCTTCCCTAGAGGATTCACCAGGAATTAAAAATAAAGACAAAATAAAAGAATTAATGCATCTAATTAAAGGATTTAACTGGCAATAA
- a CDS encoding indole-3-glycerol-phosphate synthase, which yields MSSEITKKITIDQILEQRMVDLKKSMIKSPIEEIKKDLKDADDPKNFKKALKSKETFPLICEYKPASPSLGDISSRGLEETLMLYKDGGASAVSILTEEKFFKGNIEFLDQASKLIDVPIMRKDFLLDEYQIFEARAHGASSVLLMSEIYPDISAGIETCRSLGMEPLVECKNSIDVFKAIDADAEIVGINNRSFKDFSIDLKRTKAVAPLIPEDIVLVSESGINNLEDVKTVCGYGVDALLIGTSVMQSDNVVETIQRFIQMSKNSSELYHKSNPKKSRAHTKNRTGDGSFEQFA from the coding sequence ATGAGTTCTGAAATAACCAAAAAAATAACCATTGATCAGATCCTCGAACAAAGAATGGTTGATTTAAAAAAATCAATGATTAAAAGTCCCATTGAAGAAATCAAAAAGGATTTAAAAGATGCAGATGATCCAAAAAACTTTAAAAAAGCCTTAAAAAGTAAAGAAACATTTCCATTAATTTGTGAATATAAACCAGCTTCTCCATCTCTTGGAGATATATCTTCCAGGGGATTAGAAGAAACTTTAATGCTTTATAAAGATGGAGGGGCCAGTGCTGTTTCTATATTAACTGAAGAAAAATTTTTCAAGGGAAATATTGAATTTCTGGATCAAGCTTCAAAACTAATTGATGTTCCTATTATGAGAAAAGATTTTCTTTTGGATGAATATCAAATATTTGAAGCAAGAGCTCATGGAGCAAGTTCTGTCCTTTTAATGAGTGAAATATATCCAGATATTTCTGCTGGGATAGAAACTTGCCGTTCGCTGGGAATGGAACCACTGGTGGAATGTAAAAATTCAATTGATGTTTTTAAAGCTATAGATGCGGATGCGGAAATCGTAGGAATTAACAATCGCAGTTTTAAAGATTTCAGTATAGATTTAAAAAGGACCAAAGCTGTGGCCCCATTGATTCCTGAAGATATAGTTCTGGTTTCAGAAAGTGGTATAAACAATTTGGAAGATGTGAAAACGGTGTGTGGATATGGTGTTGATGCATTATTGATTGGAACCAGTGTAATGCAGTCTGATAATGTTGTAGAAACAATTCAGAGATTTATTCAAATGTCAAAAAATTCTTCTGAGCTTTATCACAAGTCGAATCCCAAAAAATCACGTGCACACACCAAAAACAGAACTGGAGATGGATCTTTTGAACAATTTGCTTAA
- a CDS encoding aminodeoxychorismate/anthranilate synthase component II, with the protein MILIIDNYDSFTYNLFQMIGEIVQELFNDSNEESNESNNAFNNTNINGINIDHDLVKSLSQIKVIRNDELNLSQIRDLNPNKIIISPGPGNPINERDFGICRDIIKKLGNKIPVLGVCLGHQGIFSTFGGKIIKEEPVHGKQSEIFHDGTGLFNEVSKPLIAARYHSLICDSQSTPECIEITSRTKNNIIMSLKHKDYPIFGLQFHPESIGTSEGKKIVKNFLVME; encoded by the coding sequence ATGATATTAATAATTGACAACTATGATTCATTCACCTATAACCTCTTCCAAATGATTGGAGAGATAGTTCAGGAACTTTTTAATGATTCTAATGAAGAATCTAACGAATCTAATAATGCATTTAATAATACTAATATTAATGGTATTAATATTGACCATGATTTAGTTAAATCGCTCTCTCAAATAAAGGTTATTAGGAATGATGAGCTGAATTTATCTCAAATAAGAGATTTAAATCCAAATAAGATTATTATTTCCCCCGGGCCAGGTAATCCAATTAATGAAAGAGATTTTGGAATCTGTAGGGATATAATTAAAAAATTGGGAAATAAAATACCGGTTTTAGGAGTTTGTTTAGGACATCAAGGTATATTTTCTACATTTGGAGGAAAAATCATTAAAGAAGAACCAGTTCATGGAAAACAAAGTGAAATATTTCATGATGGTACTGGCTTATTTAATGAGGTTTCCAAGCCATTAATAGCTGCCAGATATCATTCTTTGATTTGTGATTCTCAAAGTACTCCCGAATGCATTGAAATTACTTCCAGAACTAAAAATAATATAATAATGTCTTTAAAACACAAAGATTATCCTATTTTCGGCCTCCAGTTCCACCCAGAATCTATTGGAACCTCTGAAGGTAAGAAAATTGTGAAAAACTTTTTGGTGATGGAATGA
- the trpE gene encoding anthranilate synthase component I has product MNVFGDIKLKALKTIPLDFNDPFELFKKIYSKYSSTFLLESMESDSGLSRYSFLGFKPELTLTAKEGFLEIKKEDAVEEFDTENPFNEIRSLIHRGNNRKGFCGGLVGYVSYQAARFFEPVNLSPGKFPDFEFGLFLDGIIFDKLSSRCQYVTLGQNRVEEVLRTAREDYILEDKMYFKNDGRFFSQNQYEKMVLETKERIKEGEIFQGVISNAQKYKISGNKLCFYDTLRKMNPSPYMYHVKLDEREIIGSSPEMLVRVENREVETFPIAGTRPRGENTAHDNQLAQDLLNDEKEKAEHLMLVDLARNDVGKVSDFGTVKVPEYMDIKKFSHVQHILSRVTGNLQKEKTAVDAFSAIFPAGTVSGAPKIRAMEIIEEMEGQPRDAYAGALGYFSLNGNANFAITIRSMVCQGKNAKIQAGAGIVHDSVPENEFLECENKARALVSSLEMSGDSK; this is encoded by the coding sequence GTGAATGTTTTTGGCGATATTAAATTAAAAGCCCTTAAAACAATACCATTGGATTTTAACGATCCATTTGAATTATTTAAAAAGATTTATTCTAAATATTCCAGTACTTTTTTATTAGAGTCCATGGAAAGTGACAGTGGTTTGTCCAGATATTCTTTTTTAGGGTTTAAACCAGAATTAACCCTAACTGCCAAAGAAGGATTTTTAGAAATTAAAAAAGAAGATGCTGTAGAAGAATTTGATACAGAAAATCCTTTCAATGAAATAAGATCATTAATCCACAGAGGAAACAATAGAAAAGGATTCTGTGGGGGTTTGGTGGGATATGTTTCTTATCAAGCGGCCCGATTTTTTGAACCAGTCAACTTAAGCCCTGGAAAATTCCCTGATTTTGAATTTGGTTTGTTTTTAGACGGAATTATATTTGACAAGCTTTCTAGTCGCTGCCAGTATGTTACTCTAGGCCAGAACCGGGTGGAAGAAGTTCTAAGAACTGCCCGGGAAGATTATATCTTAGAAGACAAAATGTATTTTAAGAATGATGGAAGATTTTTCTCACAAAACCAATATGAAAAAATGGTTTTAGAGACAAAAGAAAGAATAAAAGAAGGCGAAATATTCCAAGGGGTTATTTCCAATGCCCAAAAATATAAAATTTCCGGCAATAAACTTTGTTTCTATGATACTCTAAGAAAAATGAATCCTTCGCCTTACATGTATCATGTGAAACTTGATGAGAGAGAAATAATTGGATCCAGCCCGGAAATGCTGGTTCGAGTTGAAAATAGGGAAGTAGAAACATTTCCTATAGCTGGAACCCGTCCTCGTGGTGAAAATACTGCTCATGATAATCAACTGGCCCAGGATCTTCTTAATGATGAGAAGGAAAAAGCAGAACATTTAATGCTGGTGGATCTAGCCCGTAATGACGTGGGAAAAGTCAGTGACTTTGGAACAGTTAAAGTTCCAGAATATATGGATATAAAGAAGTTTTCCCATGTCCAGCATATTTTATCAAGGGTAACTGGGAATTTACAAAAGGAAAAAACCGCGGTTGATGCTTTTTCAGCCATATTCCCTGCAGGAACGGTTAGCGGCGCTCCAAAAATAAGGGCTATGGAAATTATTGAGGAAATGGAAGGTCAGCCTCGTGATGCTTATGCTGGAGCTTTAGGATACTTTTCATTAAATGGAAATGCTAATTTCGCTATCACCATTCGTTCCATGGTTTGCCAGGGGAAAAATGCTAAAATACAGGCCGGAGCTGGAATAGTTCATGATTCAGTTCCAGAAAATGAGTTTTTGGAGTGCGAAAACAAGGCCCGAGCGTTAGTTAGCTCATTGGAAATGTCAGGTGATTCTAAATGA
- a CDS encoding amino acid-binding protein codes for MWNKIKHKFEKYPARMNVARKIVKLGLRVNYNGKIYCEDVEISDVALARAVNVDRRSIKSTVEVILADDELSEIFGSIMPAGALLKKVAKNLEFGVVEIEAEAGNPGILAQSTQLISSNNISIRQAHAGDPELEEIPKLTIITEKSIPGELLSKFLDIKGVKRVSIY; via the coding sequence ATGTGGAACAAAATAAAGCATAAGTTTGAAAAATACCCTGCTAGAATGAATGTAGCTCGAAAAATCGTTAAATTAGGCCTCCGAGTTAATTACAACGGGAAAATATACTGTGAAGATGTTGAAATTAGTGATGTGGCCCTAGCCAGAGCTGTAAATGTGGATCGGCGCAGTATTAAATCAACAGTAGAAGTTATTTTGGCTGATGATGAGCTCTCAGAAATTTTTGGAAGCATTATGCCCGCGGGAGCCCTTTTAAAAAAGGTAGCAAAAAATTTAGAATTTGGAGTAGTCGAAATAGAGGCAGAAGCAGGAAATCCAGGGATTTTAGCACAATCCACCCAATTAATATCCTCCAATAACATAAGTATACGTCAGGCCCATGCAGGAGATCCGGAATTAGAAGAAATTCCTAAATTAACAATAATAACTGAAAAATCAATCCCTGGCGAACTTCTAAGTAAATTTCTGGATATAAAAGGCGTTAAAAGAGTTTCCATATATTAA